The Caldilineales bacterium DNA segment CGAGTCCCCCACGCCCGGCCCGGTGCACACACCCACGCTTCTTCCCACCGATCAGCCGGGCTTCGCCGTCTACCAGGGACAAAGCTACATCGCCGAAACGGAGCCGCCGCCGCTTTATCGCCTGCTATACGCGATGGGCTTATGGCGGCTGGAAGATTCAGCAGACTGGCAGTACAGCGGTATTGGCCCCAGTGATCTCAGGCGGCGAGAGATCGAGGGCTGTATCCTCCATCTTGCTACATTGCCGCGCGACGTTTTGGAACCGGTCACACGCGATCACATCTCTCTGGCCGATTACACCTGGAAACGCACTTTCGCCGAACGCGAGCACAAGGTGTTCTACAGCCTTTCCCTGGGTCGCGATTGGTACGGCTTCGAGCTTGACCTGCCGCCGAGCGCACCGGCTACCAATGTCCAGCAATGCCAATCTGAGGCTGAGACGGTAATCGATACCTTCACACTGGTGGCAAAGTAAGTCACCCAATCACTTCGTCACCCTTGCGTCACTCGTTTGTCAGCCGCCTGACTTGCACAGCGGCGCCGATTCCTGTAAAGTAGGCGAGTAGATGCGACGCACTTCGCAAGTGCGTCGCATCTGTAAGCCAAAGCCACCGACCTTCACCGGCGGTGAGCGCCCCCCAACCCCGGACGGCCTTCCGTCCTCTTCTCCCAAACAACTCGCTCGCTCGGATCCTTGCAGACCGAGACGGCCGATAGCTCAGACGCACGAGTCTATTCCAGCCACAGGTCTGCACCTGTGGCTTTTTTTGTCTCACCCACACCCCTTCGTGTCCTCTTTGTGTCCTTCGTGACTTCGTGTTCGAAACTCCTACGCCCACAACCATGATTACCCGCACCCTGCTCAAGAGCAAAATCCATCGCGCCACCGTCACCGACGCCGACCTCCACTACGTCGGCTCCATCACCATCGACGAAGACCTGCTCCGCGCCGCCGACATCCTCCCCTACGAAAAAGTCCAGGTGGTGGATGTGGACAACGGTAACCGGCTGGAGACCTATGCCATCGCCGGCCCCGCCGGCCAGGGCGACATCTGTCTGAACGGCGCCGCCGCCCGGCTGGTCAGCCCCGGCGACACCGTGATCATCATGTCGTACGTGGATGTGACCGAGCCTGTGCCCCAGCCCTGGGAACCGATCGTCGTCCATGTCGACCGCCACAACCGCATCGCCGACCTGGCCCACGCCATCCACCCCGGAACCTACGTCGACCCAACCCCCGCCTTCTCCCTCTCCTAACCCACCCCCTCCCTGCGTCCCTGCGTCCCTCCCTCTCCATGTCTCTCCCCCTCCCTCCCTCCCCCCTCCCCACCCTCGCCTTCGTCGGCGCCGGGCGGGTGGGCGGCGCCCTGGCCCTGGCCGCACACCGGGCCGGCTACACCGTGGTAGGCATCACCACCCGCACCCCGGCCCGCGCCCGGCCTCTCCTGGCTGCCACCGGCGCCCGGCTGCTGCCCGACCTGGCCGCCGTGGTCGCCGCCGCCGACCTGGTCTTCCTGGCCGTGCCGGATGACGCCATTGCCGGGGTCGATGCCGAGGGGGCCGGGGTCTGGAGGGCGGGCCTGGGGGTCGTCCACCATTCGGGACTGCACGGCGCCGGGCTTCTGCACCATGCCGCCGCTGCCGGGGCCAGTGTGGGCGCCCTCCATCCCCTGCAAACCATCACCGACCCTGAATCCGCCCAATCGTTGCTGCCCGGTTCTTACTTCGGCCTGAGCGGCGACCCCGACCTGCTGCCGGTGCTGCGTGAGTTCGTGCTGGCGCTGGGCGGGCGGCCGCTGCTGGTGCCGGATGAGGCCAAAGCCCTCTATCACGCCGCCGCCGTCTTCGCCAGCAACTACCTCGTCACCTGTTTTGCCCAGGCGGTGGACTTGCTGGCCGGGTTGGGCATCCCTGCCGACGATGCCGCCCAGGCCCTGCTGCCGTTGGTGCAGGGCGCCGCCAGCAACCTGGCCCACCGCGGCCTGCCCCAGGCCCTCACCGGCCCCATCTCGCGCGGCGACGCCGGCACCCTGGCCACCCACCAGCAACACCTGGCCGCCGCCCGGCCCGACCTGCTGCCCCTCTACCAACTGTTGGGCCGGGCCACCCTACCCATCGCCGCCGCCCAGGACCGGCTTTCGCCCGCCGCCCTGGCATCTCTCGACGCCGTCCTCACCCTTCCCACCCCTTCAGGAGAACGACCATGAAAACCACCATCCGCACCATCCAACAGAAGAAAGAACGCGGCGAAGCGATCGTCATGTTGACGAGCTACGACTACACCTCGGCCCGTCTTGCCGCCGCCGCTGGCGTCGACATCCTGCTCGTCGGCGATAGCCTGGGCATGGTCATCCAGGGCTACGACACCACCCTGCCGGTCACACTCAACGACATCATCTACCACACCCGCGCCGTGGTGC contains these protein-coding regions:
- a CDS encoding DUF2520 domain-containing protein, encoding MSLPLPPSPLPTLAFVGAGRVGGALALAAHRAGYTVVGITTRTPARARPLLAATGARLLPDLAAVVAAADLVFLAVPDDAIAGVDAEGAGVWRAGLGVVHHSGLHGAGLLHHAAAAGASVGALHPLQTITDPESAQSLLPGSYFGLSGDPDLLPVLREFVLALGGRPLLVPDEAKALYHAAAVFASNYLVTCFAQAVDLLAGLGIPADDAAQALLPLVQGAASNLAHRGLPQALTGPISRGDAGTLATHQQHLAAARPDLLPLYQLLGRATLPIAAAQDRLSPAALASLDAVLTLPTPSGERP
- a CDS encoding aspartate 1-decarboxylase, producing the protein MTRTLLKSKIHRATVTDADLHYVGSITIDEDLLRAADILPYEKVQVVDVDNGNRLETYAIAGPAGQGDICLNGAAARLVSPGDTVIIMSYVDVTEPVPQPWEPIVVHVDRHNRIADLAHAIHPGTYVDPTPAFSLS